The Bos taurus isolate L1 Dominette 01449 registration number 42190680 breed Hereford chromosome 13, ARS-UCD2.0, whole genome shotgun sequence genome contains a region encoding:
- the SPINT4 gene encoding kunitz-type protease inhibitor 4 isoform X2 encodes MKLIELGFLLGLFTSLLTTPLMGDRCKMPLNFGSCYDIQFRYFYNITSGLCESFVYTGCDGNLNNYRLKIECQMTCEKKYIKPSGETPIS; translated from the exons ATGAAATTGATCGAGCTGGGATTTCTTCTGGGGCTCTTCACCTCCTTGCTGACTACTCCATTAATGGGTG ATCGCTGCAAGATGCCGCTCAATTTTGGCAGCTGCTATGACATTCAGTTCAGATATTTCTACAACATTACCTCTGGATTATGTGAAAGTTTTGTCTACACTGGCTGTGATGGCAATCTTAACAACTACAGGCTTAAAATAGAATGTCAAATGACCTGtgagaaaaaatacataaa ACCATCTGGGGAAACTCCCATCAGCTAA
- the SPINT4 gene encoding kunitz-type protease inhibitor 4 isoform X1, producing the protein MKLIELGFLLGLFTSLLTTPLMGGMTQITDMICKKFKDRCKMPLNFGSCYDIQFRYFYNITSGLCESFVYTGCDGNLNNYRLKIECQMTCEKKYIKPSGETPIS; encoded by the exons ATGAAATTGATCGAGCTGGGATTTCTTCTGGGGCTCTTCACCTCCTTGCTGACTACTCCATTAATGGGTGGTATGACTCAGATTACTGACATGATATGTAAAAAATTCAAAG ATCGCTGCAAGATGCCGCTCAATTTTGGCAGCTGCTATGACATTCAGTTCAGATATTTCTACAACATTACCTCTGGATTATGTGAAAGTTTTGTCTACACTGGCTGTGATGGCAATCTTAACAACTACAGGCTTAAAATAGAATGTCAAATGACCTGtgagaaaaaatacataaa ACCATCTGGGGAAACTCCCATCAGCTAA